In one Cercospora beticola chromosome 1, complete sequence genomic region, the following are encoded:
- a CDS encoding uncharacterized protein (CAZy:GH3): MPLAAPDSFELDTRDTKPFLRHSLDSDSNSEDEFDLPKRSARGYTDIDYDDEKHTPRELEPPVWSSNQRRRTGWRRLIPTRFCCGLVSLFVVTLVLLLSAGSFWAYKVVPKLGQSPPWYPTPLGGTVEGWAKAYEKAARLVGQMSLVEKVNITTGTGWQMGPCVGNTGQVDRLGFPSLCLQDGPLGLRFVENATSFPAGITVGATWNKDLMYQRGKAHGFEARLKGVNVLLGPSMGPLGRLPAGGRNWEGFGADPVLQGIAAAQTIRGIQESGVIATAKHFVGNEQEHFRQAWEWGTPNAISSNIDDRTLHELYAWPFAESIRAGVASIMCSYNQVNNSYACQNSKLMNGILKDELGFQGFIQSDWLAQKAGVASALAGLDMSMPGDGLKWQDGIALWGGELTKAALNGSVPMERLNDMVLRVVASWYQLGQDDSSVWGNNSLSNSATFSSWTNEERGRLHPGASGNNDTDVVNYFVPVRQTEEGGDHDEVARKIAAEGVVLVKNEGFTLPLSKDGANFRRAESDGKVKVGIFGEDAFANPRGPNACEDRACNEWTLGSGWGSGASLFPHLIAPFDALNKTFDEDKVNITAYKKQAAKHAGAIAEKQDLCMVFVTADAGEGFLSYGDIRGDRNDLQVQKHGNTLIVEVAKKCGGKTVVVVHSVGPTLVEEWIDLPDVHAVLMAHLPGQESGNALADVIFGHVSPSGRLPYTIAKKAEDYGPTSKILTFPNHVVPQQNFTEGLYIDYRYFDKHDIKPRFEFGFGLSYTEFELSSLTAEVLGASSTTPATRPRAAAHPPRLDTTIPYPATAIFPEGFNKLKKYIYPYIDRDDIPQTGGQPDYPPSFDPAKPHPLSEAGGAEGGNPDLFTPVLEVSTQVSNIGDFAGSAVVQLYISYPDNVKDQDGEVVDMPVKVLRAFDKFHLETDGDEKQKDVKFTLTRKDLSYWDTKLQNWVMPKGEYTISVGFSSRDLPLKFKVDPFAAKA; encoded by the exons ATGCCTCTTGCTGCTCCAGACTCGTTCGAGCTGGACACGAGAGACACCAAGCCTTTTCTCCGCCATTCCCTCGACTCCGACTCCAATTCCGAAGATGAGTTCGATCTGCCCAAGCGGTCGGCTCGCGGCTACACAGATATCGACTACGACGATGAGAAACACACTCCACGCGAACTAGAGCCGCCCGTATGGTCCAGCAACCAGCGAAGACGGACGGGATGGCGACGACTGATCCCCACGCGCTTCTGCTGCGGCCTAGTCTCGCTCTTCGTCGTTACCTTGGTCCTGCTCCTGTCAGCTGGGAGCTTCTGGGCTTACAAGGTCGTCCCAAAGCTCGGCCAGTCGCCGCCATGGTACCCAACTCCATTGGGCGGAACCGTAGAAGGATGGGCGAAAGCATACGAGAAGGCAGCGCGCCTTGTCGGACAGATGTCCTTGGTCGAAAAGGTCAACATCACAACCGGTACTGGCTGGCAGATGGGCCCCTGCGTGGGCAATACTGGCCAAGTGGATCGCCTGGGCTTTCCATCTCTCTGTCTACAAGACGGCCCTCTTGGTCTTCGATTTGTGGAAAATGCCACCAGCTTCCCAGCAGGCATCACCGTTGGGGCTACATGGAACAAAGATTTGATGTACCAGCGAGGAAAGGCGCATGGCTTTGAAGCAAGATTGAAGGGTGTCAACGTTCTGTTGGGGCCTTCAATGGGACCTCTTGGCAGACTGCCGGCTGGCGGACGCAACTGGGAGGGCTTCGGGGCAGACCCGGTTCTCCAAGGCATCGCCGCGGCACAAACAATTCGCGGCATTCAGGAGTCAGGTGTGATCGCGACAGCAAAGCATTTCGTTGGCAATGAGCAAGAACACTTTCGTCAAGCCTGGGAGTGGGGAACTCCAAATGCAATCTCATCCAACATCGACGATCGGACGCTTCACGAGCTGTACGCCTGGCCTTTTGCCGAGTCTATTCGTGCCGGAGTCGCATCGATCATGTGCAGTTACAATCAGGTCAACAACAGCTACGCGTGCCAGAACTCGAAACTAATGAACGGCATCCTAAAAGACGAACTGGGCTTCCAAGGCTTCATTCAAAGTGACTGGCTTGCTCAGAAGGCTGGTGTCGCTAGTGCGCTGGCCGGTCTAGATATGAGCATGCCTGGTGACGGCCTGAAGTGGCAGGATGGTATCGCCCTTTGGGGAGGCGAGTTGACGAAGGCCGCTTTGAATGGATCTGTACCAATGGAGCGGCTGAACGATATGGTTCTGCGCGTTGTCGCCTCTTGGTACCAACTTGGACAAGACGACTCCTCGGTTTGGGGAAACAATTCTCTGAGTAACTCCGCTACATTCAGCAGCTGGACAAATGAGGAACGAGGCCGCCTGCATCCTGGTGCTTCTGGAAACAATGACACCGATGTGGTGAACTATTTCGTTCCCGTAAGACAGACCGAAGAGGGTGGCGATCACGATGAAGTAGCACGTAAAATCGCCGCGGAGGGTGTTGTTCTGGTCAAGAACGAAGGGTTCACGCTGCCACTTTCAAAGGACGGCGCCAACTTCCGGCGTGCCGAATCTGATGGCAAGGTCAAGGTTGGCATCTTTGGAGAGGACGCATTCGCCAATCCGAGAGGACCAAACGCATGCGAGGATCGAGCCTGTAACGAGTGGACGTTGGGTAGCGGTTGGGGTTCGGGCGCTTCTCTATTCCCTCACCTCATCGCGCCATTCGATGCTTTGAATAAGACGTTTGACGAGGACAAGGTAAACATCACGGCCTACAAAAAGCAAGCTGCGAAGCATGCGGGTGCCATTGCAGAAAAGCAAGATCTGTGCATGGTATTCGTCACCGCTGACGCTGGTGAAGGCTTCTTGAGCTACGGTGACATCCGAGGAGATCGCAATGATTTACAGGTCCAAAAGCATGGCAACACGTTGATCGTCGAAGTTGCGAAGAAGTGTGGCGGCAAgactgtcgtcgtcgtgcacTCTGTTGGACCAACTCTGGTGGAAGAATGGATTGATCTTCCTGACGTGCATGCGGTTCTCATGGCGCATCTTCCAGGTCAAGAGAGTGGCAACGCGTTAGCGGATGTCATATTTGGCCATGTGAGCCCGTCTGGACGTCTTCCT TATACGATCGCCAAGAAAGCAGAAGATTATGGCCCGACAAGCAAGATACTGACATTCCCGAACCACGTTGTGCCACAACAAAACTTTACTGAGGGCCTCTACATCGACTACAGATACTTCGATAAGCATGACATTAA ACCTCGATTCGAATTCGGATTTGGGCTTAGCTATACCGAGTTTGAACTCTCTTCACTGACCGCCGAAGTGCTTGGAGCGAGCAGCACCACGCCAGCGACTCGTCCTCGCGCAGCCGCGCATCCACCGCGTCTCGACACGACTATCCCTTACCCAGCCACTGCGATCTTCCCAGAAGGATTCAACAAATTGAAGAAGTACATCTACCCTTACATTGACAGGGACGACATCCCGCAAACAGGAGGTCAACCAGACTATCCACCCAGCTTCGACCCAGCAAAGCCACACCCACTTTCCGAGGCAGGCGGCGCCGAAGGCGGCAACCCAGACCTTTTCACTCCCGTCCTCGAAGTCTCAACTCAAGTATCCAACATAGGCGATTTTGCTGGCTCAGCCGTTGTCCAACTCTACATCAGCTACCCCGATAACGTCAAAGACCAAGATGGCGAGGTCGTCGATATGCCTGTCAAAGTCCTACGCGCTTTTGATAAATTCCATCTCGAGACtgatggtgatgagaagcagaaagatgTGAAGTTCACACTGACGCGCAAGGACCTCTCATATTGGGATACCAAACTACAGAACTGGGTCATGCCGAAGGGCGAGTACACCATTTCTGTGGGCTTCAGTTCGAGGGATTTGCCATTGAAGTTTAAAGTTGATCCTTTTGCTGCGAAGGCGTGA
- a CDS encoding uncharacterized protein (BUSCO:EOG09261L4M): protein MAKIKKKGKRILAEQIRTLTNMATRHFGQRQELHYPLSSGAQAASLAARFSTIVHFQRCERFAARVPRLPHLTVLVGIYPREPRSKKRASRSATPSTTFYYTKDIQYLLHEPLLAKFRDQKALAKKISRALGKNEVSDASRMERNLTPRMKLDHIIKERYPTFVDALRDLDDALSMLFLFANLPSSSEVPPKIIAKCQRLTLEFEHYLIRTHSLRKSFLSIKGIYYQATIQGQDILWLVPYRFVQKNSPDVDFRIMATFVEFYTTLLGFVNFRLYSTIGLVYPPKFDLKSEEQGAELGAFKLEGKDQDNEEEEQEQLPDAAANEKAQAEADRLLALPETEDSGPSQTAEGEEKATETALDQFESVDPNADKLLQPSITADVESAAKLFESFTFFLSRETPRHPLEFILKAFGCKRVGWQSLDGEAGSYCNEDDPRITHQIVDRPDIPLPSPPQTDDEDGFDDGVDDSAAIRKADERVPGRIYIQPQWVWDSINAGQLQRPDLYAPGATLPPHLSPWVKPRQGEYDPTKPLAEQETEAEAAAAEEDSEEEDDEEEGGSEGEEASDEQAGDLIDKLEDRDVAQGEGMDVELGGEDDENESEADAGAPEDDFGGFSEDEESEDEATKAAREHQAELEAEAQGKKVKSADPKEKKKLAKVAAQAKRTQAEREAAEDLERRKGMMPRRKRKMYEKMVYSNAVKSDEAEKMRAKRRKVEKELAKKAKA from the coding sequence atggcgaagatcaagaagaaaGGCAAGCGCATACTGGCAGAGCAAATCAGGACCTTGACTAACATGGCGACCAGGCACTTCGGGCAACGCCAAGAACTACATTACCCGCTCTCAAGCGGTGCGCAAGCTGCAAGTCTCGCTGCCAGATTTTCGACGATTGTGCATTTTCAAAGGTGCGAGCGATTTGCTGCACGGGTTCCGCGGCTGCCACATCTGACCGTCTTGGTAGGAATTTATCCTCGAGAACCTCGATCGAAAAAGCGAGCATCGAGATCCGCCACACCGTCGACCACTTTCTACTACACCAAAGATATTCAGTACCTTCTCCACGAACCACTCCTTGCCAAATTCCGCGATCAAAAAGCACTCGCAAAGAAGATTAGTCGAGCACTCGGCAAGAATGAGGTCAGCGACGCTTCGCGCATGGAGCGCAACCTCACGCCGCGAATGAAGCTGGATCACATTATCAAGGAACGATACCCTACCTTTGTTGACGCACTCCGAGACCTCGACGATGCGCTGTCAATGCTGTTTCTGTTCGCAAACCTTCCTAGCTCTTCCGAAGTACCACCCAAAATCATCGCCAAGTGCCAGCGATTGACACTGGAGTTCGAGCACTACCTCATCCGAACGCACAGCCTGAGAAAGAGCTTTTTGTCAATTAAGGGTATCTACTACCAGGCGACGATACAAGGACAGGATATCTTGTGGCTTGTGCCCTACCGCTTCGTGCAGAAGAACTCGCCAGATGTCGACTTCCGAATCATGGCCACTTTCGTGGAGTTCTACACCACATTACTGGGCTTCGTAAATTTCCGACTTTACAGCACGATCGGACTCGTGTATCCGCCGAAATTCGACTTGAAGAGTGAAGAGCAAGGAGCTGAGCTGGGAGCATTCAAGCTGGAGGGCAAGGATCAGGAtaatgaagaggaagagcaggagcaacTGCCTGATGCAGCGGCAAATGAAAAGGCACAGGCGGAAGCGGATAGGCTGTTGGCATTACCAGAGACAGAGGATTCAGGACCCTCGCAGACCGCAGAAGGGGAAGAGAAGGCTACTGAGACTGCTCTGGACCAGTTTGAATCAGTGGATCCCAATGCCGACAAACTGCTCCAGCCATCCATCACGGCCGATGTGGAGTCTGCTGCGAAACTCTTCGAGTCTTTCACATTCTTCCTGTCCCGCGAGACTCCACGACATCCACTAGAATTCATCCTGAAAGCTTTTGGCTGCAAGCGCGTGGGGTGGCAAAGCTTAGACGGCGAGGCGGGCTCATACTGCAACGAAGATGACCCACGCATAACACATCAGATTGTCGATCGACCCGACATCCCGCTTCCCTCGCCTCCGCAaaccgacgacgaagatggattCGACGATGGCGTCGACGATTCCGCTGCGATCAGAAAAGCGGACGAACGTGTTCCTGGAAGAATCTACATTCAGCCGCAGTGGGTTTGGGATTCGATCAATGCCGGACAGCTGCAACGACCCGATCTCTACGCCCCCGGAGCCACTTTGCCTCCGCATCTCAGTCCTTGGGTCAAGCCGAGACAAGGAGAGTACGATCCTACGAAGCCGCTCGCGGAGCAGGAGACAGAGGCcgaggctgcagctgctgaggaggactccgaggaggaagacgatgaggaagaaggggGCAGCGAGGGTGAAGAAGCCAGCGACGAGCAAGCCGGAGACCTGATTGATAAGCTCGAGGACAGAGATGTTGCGCAAGGCGAGGGCATGGACGTGGAATTGGGTGGAGAGGATGACGAAAACGAAAGCGAGGCAGACGCAGGTGCCCCAGAAGACGACTTTGGCGGCTTttctgaagacgaagaatccGAGGACGAGGCTACGAAAGCGGCACGCGAACACCAGGCTGAGCTTGAGGCTGAGGCGcagggcaagaaggtcaagtCTGCGGacccgaaggagaagaagaagctggcgaagGTAGCTGCGCAGGCCAAGCGAACCCAGGCTgagcgagaagcagcagaagatctGGAGCGGAGGAAGGGAATGATGCCACGCCGGAAGAGAAAGATGTACGAAAAGATGGTGTACAGTAATGCGGTGAAGTCGGATGAGGCCGAGAAGATGAGGGCAAAGCGACGAAAGGTTGAGAAGGagttggcgaagaaggcgaaggcgtAA
- the VPS21 gene encoding Vacuolar protein sorting-associated protein 21, with the protein MADAAAGAPKPSSSVKLVLLGEAAVGKSSLVLRFVSNDFQPNKEPTIGAAFLTQKCQLPSRTIKFEIWDTAGQERFASLAPMYYRNAQSALVVYDITKPSSLVKAKHWVAELQRQASPGIVIALVGNKLDLCEDDAPEGEQSGEGGESGAEDEEGSGSVRKVSSKEAKAYADEEGLLFFETSAKTGHNVSEVFTAIANAIPETSLKGPRAGAGAGTQAAMGGTQNANSVNLNSREEAGTKEGCVC; encoded by the exons ATGgccgacgcagcagcaggcgcacccaagcccagcagcagcgtcaaACTTGTGCTGCTGGGCGAAGCCGCAGTAGGAAAG AGTTCCCTCGTCCTCCGCTTCGTCTCCAACGACTTCCAACCCAACAAAGAGCCCACCATCGGCGCCGCCTTCCTAACACAAAAATGCCAACTCCCCTCCCGAACCATCAAATTCGAAATCTGGGACACAGCAGGCCAAGAACGCTTCGCCAGCCTCGCCCCAATGTACTACCGCAACGCCCAATCCGCGCTCGTCGTCTACGATATCACAAAACCCAGTAGTCTCGTCAAAGCCAAACACTGGGTCGCCGAACTTCAACGTCAAGCTTCACCGGGGATCGTCATCGCTTTAGTCGGTAATAAACTCGATTTatgcgaagatgatgcgccTGAGGGGGAGCAATCTGGAGAAGGAGGGGAAAGTGGTgcggaagatgaggagggtTCGGGGAGTGTGAGGAAAGTTAGCAGTAAAGAGGCGAAGGCATATGCAGACGAAGAGGGTCTGCTATTCTTTGAGACGAGTGCTAAAACAGGCCACAATGTGAGTGAGGTGTTTACTGCTATTGCCAATGCGATTCCAGAAACGAGCTTGAAGGGTCCAAGGGCGGGCGCTGGTGCGGGAACACAAGCTGCCATGGGTGGGACGCAGAATGCCAATAGTGTTAATTTGAACTCGCGCGAGGAAGCGGGGACGAAGGAGGGTTGTGTGTGCtag